The genomic stretch TTCAGCAGTCAATAGGGACATTTTCAAGGTTGGAAAGCGACTGATTGCTTGTGCATAAGCAGTCGAGCTATTGCCAGTAGATGATGTACAAAAGTGAGTGACCCCAGACTCAAAAAGATAAGGTAAAGAGACATAAGCCATCCTATCTTTGGTGCTCTTAGATTGATTAACGGTCTCATCTTTTAAGTATAAATTATCTAAGCCAAATCTTTGGCCTAGGTTAAAAGCCTTAACTAAGGGTGTCATCTCGGCGTTAGGAAGCAGGCTTTCATCAAAAATCGGCAATAAATCTGAATAGCGTTCATAAGGGTTTGAACTCTTTCGAATACGCACTTGATTGATGGGATAAGAAACATCAATCATTCCACGACAAGCGGGGCATGAGGTGTGATGTCCATTTTTCATTTGGAAGCCACATCCAAGACATTGAATTAAAAACTTTGAGAGTTCCATCATGCCCTTAATAGCGTCCGAGGGGAAAACTTTTCGAGATTAGTTGGAACATCTTTATTCATCATCAAATCTGTCAGTATCCTACCCATAGTGAGACATAACAATACGCCCTTGCTGCCGCCACCGTTAATTACCCAGCCATTATCGTATGAGGGGGCTCTTCCCATTACAGGCAGCTCATTTTCAGAAACAGGCCTTGCAGCAGAGGAATGTCCAATGACCCGAAAAGATTTCCATCCCGGTAAAAAATCACGCACACTCCTGAGTAATTCCTGTTTAGTGCTTAAGGTGCAAGGCCCTAAAATTCCAGACTCTCTTCTTGTTCCCCCAATCCAATAGTGATGGTCGTCGTGCTGGTAGACAGCTTTTATTCCATGACTTATATCTGCCTTCAAGGGATCGCCTAATGATTGCACTAAAAGTAAATCGCCAATGACAGGCCTAATCGATAAATCATAGCCTGGATGCCAACCATCAACTGGGTGGTTTTCCCATGCACCTTTAGCCATGCATAGTCCTGAAACCGAGACCTTAAGACCATTAACAAGAATAGCAGTGACAATTTTATTCCTAGTAAACACCTCTTGTAAGGTACCAGTAAGAATTTCTGCCCCCAACTTTCTTGATGAGGATAAAAGCGCAAGTCTAAACCTCTCAGAGTCTAGGCGCATATTACCTTTGGTGAAGAGTGCCCCCTCGAAGTTGGGACTAATTCGATCATCAAAGTTTGATAACTCGTTCATGTCCATTATCGAAGCAGAAAAATTTGGCAATTGATTATAAAAATCAAGACTTTTTTCTAGCGCAATCAACTCAACTTTATTGTTAGCAAGAAAAATTCGCTCTACCACCTTATGATGAAAATCGATACCAGACAAGTCTTTGATTATTCCATGATGCATAAGATGTTGGTTAAAGGCATCCATATAAAAATCTTGCATGACGCCAGGGAAACCAGGGCCGTGGAGAGGATTAACTCCACCGGGATTCCAGCCTGATGCTCGGCCAACTCGTTCATCGTCAATAAGCAGGACTTTTTTGCCAGCACTTGCTAAATGATAGGCTAATGCTGCGCCCATTAGGCCGCCACCTATAATTGAATAAGGCATATCAGTCATTTTTGGCTTTAAACTTGATGTTAAAAGTTCTGAGTAGGTTTTCTTGATTAATTTTTTTTAGAATTTCCTTACGATCAACCTTCATCAAACCTGATAACTGAACTGGGAATAGGGGCAAAATATGAAAGTTAACCTTAGAAAAGAAATCCCCAAATTGCCTCGCTATCCCAGTTAACAATTCATCACTAGGGGAAGTGCTAGCTTCAACCACAATCGTCATAGATGGCAGGCCAGACTCATCTTGAAGAGAGAATACACAGACATTATTGACACCCAATGAACGATTTAACATAGCCTCTATCGGTTCTACCGCTTTCTTATCACCTCCCAAATTGATTACATTTTTCTCTCTTCCAATCACTCTAATTTTTCCATCAGCTCGCTTAATTGCGATATCGCCAGTATGAAAAAAACCCTGATGAAAGCTATCATGAGACGTCAATTCATCATTCATATAACTTTTTGGATCGCACTGTTCCAATTGTATTGAAAGAAATCCTTCTCGATTAATCTCAACCTCATTTAACTGTTCATCAAAAATTTTAATTGTTTTGCTTGGGATTGGACTAATCCAAACAGTATCCTCTTCCGTATGAATCTCATTTTGGAGGGCTACTCCGCATTCAGTTGCCGCATAATTAATAAAGATAGAGCAGCTAAGTTTTGATTTAATACTCATTGCCAAAGCTGAATCTAAAAACCCCCCCCCACAAAATATCTTTAAATCCTTCCTTAAGGTTTTTTGTGCGTCAGTAATCGTCAAAAAATCTCTTACCAACACCGGCGTAATGAAGGTGCGATCTGCATTTGAATGCCCTAAGCCATCAATAAAAGACGGCCTCTGACTAAATATACAAGTGACGCCCAAATAAAAGCATGCAAGCGGAACTTTGTTTCCAACAGCGGTGCCAGGGTGAAATGATCCAAAATAAAAGATACTTTCTGGGGTTATATGAAATTCACTTATTGCCCTGTCAATCAAGAGTTTAGTCTCAATACCTGGCCTAAGAACAGTCTTATAGTTTCCTGTTGAACCCGATGTGTACTCGATATGACCACCCCATCTAGAGTCGAGAACCAAATCATCTGGAACTTCAAAGTTGTTTAAATCGCTGCTTGAAAATTTAATTATCAAAGCATCAGGAACGATTTTATCTAACAACAAGATTAAATCATCCGTCAACCCTTCATGAAATAAAGCCACAACGTCAGACAATTTTAAATCTACAAGTAAATTTAAATCCGAGACCGTTACTGTCGAATAACCTTTTGAACGAAAGGCTAGTATTAGGACCCACTTCAAGGCCATAGACTTTACATTAATGATGACTATTCCCGTCTCACGATCAATATTTTGCGCATATGTCTCGGCAACACCTATCACTTTTTTATAAAGTTCCTGATAGGTTAAATGCCATAAATCATCTTGAAGGGCTAATTTATGAGGGTTAGTGTTTGCTAAAAATTGTAATTGTTGAATAATCATGAATAGGGGATCTTTGTTTGATTAGGCTAGATCAAGTTCCTTAAGGAGGTCATGTGGCGCGTGTTGACGCCAGATCTTATCGATAGCCTCCATCTCAGCAGCTGACAGCGCCTTCTTTACTTTATCTCTCGCCAGATTTGTATCCGCCTGAGAGTCTCGACCAAGAACTTCCTTTACTTGATCCATGTTAATTGGGGTCCCAAAAAATACGGATAGTTTATGAAGTACCGCCTCGGGTTTTTTGTTCAAATCTTCATAATCAAGAACCAAACAGTCGGAGTTTTTTAACAAAAAACGTAAACAATGAAGTGATCGAGTATAAATATCTAAGTTAGATTCAATCGTATTTCCGAATGCTCGCATTCGTGACATACACCAGCTATGAAAATC from Candidatus Methylopumilus turicensis encodes the following:
- a CDS encoding AMP-binding protein; this translates as MIIQQLQFLANTNPHKLALQDDLWHLTYQELYKKVIGVAETYAQNIDRETGIVIINVKSMALKWVLILAFRSKGYSTVTVSDLNLLVDLKLSDVVALFHEGLTDDLILLLDKIVPDALIIKFSSSDLNNFEVPDDLVLDSRWGGHIEYTSGSTGNYKTVLRPGIETKLLIDRAISEFHITPESIFYFGSFHPGTAVGNKVPLACFYLGVTCIFSQRPSFIDGLGHSNADRTFITPVLVRDFLTITDAQKTLRKDLKIFCGGGFLDSALAMSIKSKLSCSIFINYAATECGVALQNEIHTEEDTVWISPIPSKTIKIFDEQLNEVEINREGFLSIQLEQCDPKSYMNDELTSHDSFHQGFFHTGDIAIKRADGKIRVIGREKNVINLGGDKKAVEPIEAMLNRSLGVNNVCVFSLQDESGLPSMTIVVEASTSPSDELLTGIARQFGDFFSKVNFHILPLFPVQLSGLMKVDRKEILKKINQENLLRTFNIKFKAKND
- a CDS encoding NAD(P)/FAD-dependent oxidoreductase — encoded protein: MTDMPYSIIGGGLMGAALAYHLASAGKKVLLIDDERVGRASGWNPGGVNPLHGPGFPGVMQDFYMDAFNQHLMHHGIIKDLSGIDFHHKVVERIFLANNKVELIALEKSLDFYNQLPNFSASIMDMNELSNFDDRISPNFEGALFTKGNMRLDSERFRLALLSSSRKLGAEILTGTLQEVFTRNKIVTAILVNGLKVSVSGLCMAKGAWENHPVDGWHPGYDLSIRPVIGDLLLVQSLGDPLKADISHGIKAVYQHDDHHYWIGGTRRESGILGPCTLSTKQELLRSVRDFLPGWKSFRVIGHSSAARPVSENELPVMGRAPSYDNGWVINGGGSKGVLLCLTMGRILTDLMMNKDVPTNLEKFSPRTLLRA